In the Mycolicibacter minnesotensis genome, GCCTGTGCGTGGCAGCTACCATCACATGGGTGTCGGCCGACGGCGGAGAAGCCAATTCGGGACGGCGCCGCAGGCGGCGCCGTGGTCGACGCACGTCTGGTCCAAAGACAAGCCACACCGAATCCCCCGCCGCAGAGGCGAGTCCAGCGGCCGCCGTCACTCCTCCGCGTGCTGCCCAGCGCCGGACGCGTACCGCGCGACACGGCCCCGAGCGCCTGCGCACCGTGCATGAGACCTCCGCCGGCGGACTTGTGGTCGACGGTATCGATGGCCCCCGCGAAGAGCAGGTCGCCGCACTGATCGGACGGGTGGACCGGCGCGGCAGAATGCTGTGGTCACTGCCCAAAGGTCATATCGAGGTCGGTGAGACCGCGGAGCAGACCGCCATCCGTGAGGTTGCCGAAGAAACCGGCGTCCGGGGCAGCGTGCTGGCTGTGCTGGGCAGCATCGACTACTGGTTCGTCACCGATGGCCACCGGGTCCACAAGACCGTGCACCACTATCTGTTGCGGTTCGCCAGCGGAGAGCTGTGCGATGACGACATGGAGGTGGCCGAGGTGGCGTGGGTGCCGATTCGGGAGTTGGCGTCCCGCTTGGCGTACGCCGATGAACGCCGGTTGGCCCTAGTGGCCGACGAGTTGATCGACCGCCTCCAAGCCGACGGCCCCGCCGCCCTCCCGCCGTTGCCGGTCACGGCACCGTGGCGACGGCAGCAGACTCATTCCCGCGCCCGCCGTACTCGCACTGGTGAGCACTCACCGGACCGGAAGAACGGTCGCGGGCTGGACCCGTGACCCGCACGCGACCCAGTGGTGGGGGTCCCTTATCCGCCGTACCCGGGCCCCTCATGGCTCTGGTGGCGGCAGTGACCGTCCTCCTGATGACCCTCGGCACCGCCCTCGTCGGCGCCGCCCCGCACGTCGCCGCCGGCGAGCCTGATGCCGCACCGTTCGTCCAGATCCGGATCGACCGCGTCACGCCTGAGGTCGTCACGACCTCCAGTGTCCCGGTGGTCACCGTCGCCGGAACGGTCAGCAACGTGGGCGACCGGCCCGTACGCGACGTCATGGTGCGACTCGAACAGGCCGGTGCAGTGGCCTCCTCCGCCGGGCTGCGCACCAACCTCAGTGGGGCCAACGACCAGTACCGCCCGGTGGGCGCCTTCAGCACGGTCGCGCCGGAACTGCAGCGCGGCCAAGAGGCCCGCTTCACCCTGTCTGTGCCGCTGCGCTCGGCGAGCCAGCCGGCACTGAACATCGACCGTCCCGGCGTTTACCCGGTGCTGGTCAACGTCAACGGCACTCCTGACTACGGCGAACCGACTCGCCTGGACGATGCCCGCTTTCTGCTGCCGGTGACCGGCCTGCCCCGCGTCGAGCCGGGCTCGGAGCTGGCCGCAGGCCCCGTCGCGCCCGATATTTCGCACCCGGTTCGGCTCACCATGTTCTGGCCCTTGGCCGATCGGCCGCGGCTCACACCGGGCGAGCCCGGCGGTGCGCTGCCGGTTCGGCTCACCGACGACGAGCTGGCGATATCGCTGGCCCCCGGCGGTCGCCTCGACGCGCTGCTGTCCGCCGCCGAGTTCGCCACCAGCCCGGCCGTGGACGTCAACGCCGTGGTCAATCGGGCCCTGTGCCTGGCCGTCGACCCCGATCTGTTGGTCACGGTCGCCGCCATGACCCGCGGCTACGTGGTGGCCGACTCCCCCGCGAGCGCCATCACGCAACCTGGGACCGGACGCGAGGCCGCCCGCACGTGGCTGGAGCGGCTGCGACGCCTGGCCCACCACACCTGCGTCGCCGCAATCCCCTACGCCCAGACCGACCTGGACGCCTTGGCTCGAGTGGGCGATCCCAGCCTCGACGAGATCGCGGTGCGCAAACCCGCCGAAATCCTGGACCGAATCCTGGAAGTAAGCACGGCCCGCGGCGTGGTCCTGCTCGGCGACGGTCGGCTGACCACAGGTGCCGCAGACCTGATCGCCGCCCAGGGCGATGCCGTGGTGATCACTGCCGGCGACTGCTCCGCCCTGGAGTCCGGCGCGGCGGCCACCGCTGACGTCACGCCGCGGCGGGTATCGCCGCAGCTGGTGGCGGTGCCCTATGACCCCGCCGTCGGCGCCGCGTTCGCGGCCATGGGCACCGATCCGAACACGCCCAGCTACCTGGACAGCTCCCTGGCGGTCCGGCTACACCATGACTCCGCGCTGGCCCGTCGCCAGGACGCCTTGGGTTCGCTGCTGTGGCGCAGCCTGGAATCACCGGAGACTCCCGGTGCGCTACGCAACGAGATCCTGATGCCGCCGCCGTATTGGAAACCACGCGCCGACGACGCCCAGGCCGTGCTGACCACTTTGGCCACCGCATTGCACTCCGGCCTGGCGGACGCCCGGCCGCTGACCGCGGTGCTCGCCGAATCGGCCGACGTGGCCACGCCCCCAGAGCATCCGCTGCCGACTCAGCAGCCGGCGGGGGGCTTCTCCCCCGACGTGATCAGTACCGTGGCCGACGACATCGGCAGATTGTGGGGCTTGACGTCGGCGTTGACCACCGACGCCCGCACCGGCCTGACCGGTGAGGCGTACACGACCCCGCTCGCCGAGGGCATGCTGCGCGCCCTGACTCAGTCCGAACCGCTCGATGTCCGTAACGGCCTGGCCTCGCAACGCCTGGCGATCATCGGCACCACCGTCGCCGATTTGATCGGCGCCGTCACCATCGTCAACCCGGCCGACTCCTACACGCTGGCCACCGAGCACAGTCCGCTGCCCCTGGCGCTGCGTAACGATCTCGCGGTGCCGATCCGGGTGCGGCTGCACGTGGATGCGCCACCGGGAATGTCGGTCACCGATGTCGGAGAACTGGAGCTGCCCCCGGGGTACCTGCCCCTGCGAGTTCCTGTTGAGGTGCGCGTCAACCAGTACTTCGTGGTCGATGCGGCGCTGCAGACCCCCAACGGCATGCCACTGGGCGAGTCGGTGCGGTTGTCGGTGCATTCGAACGCCTACGGCATGGTGCTGTTCTTGATCACGATGACGGCGGCGGCGGCACTGGCGGTCCTGATCGGGCGCCGGCTCTGGCATCGGTTCCGGGGCCAGCCCGACCGCGCCGACCTGCCCGCGCCACCCTCGGGCTCAGGCGGCGACAGGTGAGCACTCCGGCGCAGCAACCCGCACGCCCCGAGCTGACCGACGCCGCCGTGGTGTCGCGCTCCTGGGGGATGGCGCTGGCGACCCTGGTCAGCCGCCTCACCGGATTCGTCAGAGTCGTGCTGTTGGCGGCGATCCTGGGTGCGGCGCTGTCCAGCGCGTTCTCGGTGGCCAATCAATTGCCGAACCAGATCGCCGCGCTGGTTCTGGAGGCTACGTTCACCGCGATCTTCGTGCCGGTGCTGGCGCGCGCCGAACGCGACGACCCCGACGGCGGCGCCGCGTTCGTCCGCCGGCTGGTCACACTGGCGACCGCGCTGCTGCTGGCCACCACGGTGATCTCGGTGGCCGCGGCACCGCTGCTGGTGCGGCTGATGTTGGGCGGCGACCCACAGGTCAACGAGCCACTGACCATCGCCTTCGCCTACCTGCTATTGCCGCAGGTCATCTGTTACGGGTTGTCGTCGGTGTTCATGGCGATCTTGAACACGCGCAATATCTTCGGCGCTCCGGCCTGGGCTCCGGTGGTCAACAACGTCGTCGCGATCGCAACCTTGGTGCTGTATCTGCTGGTGCCGGGGGAACTGTCGGTGGATCCGGTGCGGATGGGCAACACCAAGCTGCTGGTGCTCGGCCTGGGCACCACGGCGGGCGTCGTCGCACAGACCGCCGTGCTGCTGGTGGCGATCCGCCGGCAGCGGATCAGCCTTCGGCCGTTGTGGGGCATCGACGACCGGCTCAAGCGCTTCGGCACCATGGCCTCGGCGATGGTGCTCTACGTCTTGATCAGCCAGGTCGGCCTGGTGGTGACCAATCAGATCGCCAGCAGCGCTGCAGCATCCGGCCCGGCGATCTACTACTACGCCTGGCTGCTGCTGCAGCTGCCGTTCGGCATGATCGGCGTCACGGTGCTGACCGTCGTCATGCCCCGGTTGAGCCGCAATGCCGCCGCCGGCGACGACCCCGCGGTGCTGGCCGATCTGTCCCTGGCCACCCGCCTGATGATGATCACGCTCATCCCGATCGTGGCGCTGATGACCGTCGGCGGACCGGCGATCGGCAGTGCGTTGTTCGCCTACGGCAACTTCGGCAACGTCGACGCGGGCAACCTCGGCGCCGCGGTCGCCATGTCGGCTTTCACGCTGCTCCCGTATGCGATGGTGCTGCTGCAGCTGCGGGTCTTCTACGCCCGAGAGCAGCCCTGGACACCCATCGCGATCATCGTGGTGATCACCGCAGTGAAGATCGCGGCCTCGGTCCTGGCTCCCCACCTGACCGCAAATCCGGAGTTGGTCGCGGCCTACCTCGGCCTGGCCAACGGTCTGGGCTTTGTCGCCGGAGCCGTCGTCGGGCACCTGCTGCTGCGGCGCTCACTGCGTCCGGTGCCCGGGCCGGGGGCGCCGCCGGCACGTTGGGCGCTGGTGGGGCCCGAGGTGATCCGCACCGTGCTGGTCACGCTGACGGCGTCGCTGCTTGCCGGCCTGGTGGCCGAGGTGCTGGATCGCGCGTGCGGCCTCCGGGACCTGACCGATCGTGGCGCCGCAGGCTCGATGCTGCGGCTGCTGATCCTCACCGCGGTGATGCTGCCGATCATCGCGGCGGTCATGGTGCGGGCCGAGGTGCCCGAGGCAGTCGCCGCCGTTGCCGCGGTACGTCGACGAATGGGTGCAGGCAGGCCGCAAACCGGCATGCCCAACCCGCCTTCTCCCGATTCGAGCGTCCCGTACGCTGATCACAACCGTTTGCCCACAGCCGGCGGGGGCATCTCAAACGATCCCGCCACGCATACGCCGCCCGCGCACATCGCCGGTGGCTGGACACCGAAAGGCGCGGAGGTGGCCAACATTTCTTCGGAGGGCGTCGGACCTCAGGCGGCGGCGCGGACCGTTGCTCCACAGCCGTCCCAGCGATCGACCGAGACGCCTGAGTCCGTCGGCAACGACAGCTTGCTGACGCCCGGGCTGAGCATCGCCGGCGGCCGCTACCGGCTGCTCGTTCGCCATGGCGGCACCCCGGTGCTGCAGTTCTGGCAGGCGTTGGACACCGCACTGGACCGCCAGGTGGCGCTGACCTTCGTCGACCCGAATCAGACCATGCCCGACGAGCAGCTCACCGGCGTCCTGTCGCGCACCCAGCGGCTCAGCCAGATCGATCTGCCGGGGATCGCCCGCGTCCTGGACGTGGTGCGGGTCGGCGCCGGTGGACTGGTGGTCTCCGAATGGGTGCGTGGCGCCTCTCTGCAGGAGGTGGCGGGCACGTCACCGTCACCGATCGGCGCGGCCCGGGCGATCCGGTCGCTGGCGTCGGCTGCCGAATCCGCTCACCAGAGCGGCGTGGCCCTGTCCATCGACCACCCGGCCCGCGTGCGGGTCAGCATCGAAGGCGACGTCACGCTGGCGTTCCCCGCGACGCTGCCCGACACCAAGCCCGAAGACGACATCCGCGGAATCGGCGCCACCCTCTATGCGCTGCTGATCAACCGGTGGCCGCTGGCCAATGCCGGAGCCGACACCGGGCTCGAACCGGCGGACCTGGACTCCAGTGGCAGCCCGGTCAAGCCCGATTCGGTCAATCCCGACATTCCGTTCCAGATCTCTGCGGCCGCCAGCCATGCGATTCAGCCCGACGGCGGGATCCGTGGTGCCTCGACGCTGTCGAACCTGCTGCAGCAGGCCACCGCGCTGCACGAGCAGACCGAACTGCTGGGTCCGGTCAGCGACGACCCGCCCCCGCCGCGGGTGCGGCCCACACCACCGGACGCCGAGGCAGCCGCCGAACGACGCCGGCGGGTGCTCATAGGCCTCGGCGTCGGTGCGGCGGTCATCCTGGTGGCGCTATTGGTGCTCGCCTCGGTGCTCAACCGGATTTTCGGCGACGTCAACGGCCTGGACAAGACCGAGCTCGGCTTGAGCAGCCCTTCGGCGTCGGCGCTGCCCGGGGCCAGTGGGCCTAACGGCATCGTGAAGCCGGTGCAGGTGACGGTCTTCTCCCCCGGCGGCGAGGCAGACCGGCCCCAGGATGCCGGTCTGGCGATCGACGGCAACCCGGCCACCGCCTGGTCGACGGACACCTACTCCGATCCGGTGCCCTTCCCCAATTTCAAGAACGGCGTCGGACTGATGCTGCAACTGCCCAAGCCCACGGTGATCGGCACCGTCACGCTCAACGTGTCCAGCACAGGAACCCGGGTGGAGCTGCGTTCCTCCTCGACGCCTAAGCCCACCCGGCTCGAAGACACCACCCTGCTGGCCCCGGCGAAGGCGCTGCAGCCCGGTTCCAACAAGATCACCGCGGATTCGTCGACTGCGACCTCCAACCTGCTGGTCTGGATCTCCACGATGGGTAACACCGGCGGAGAGAGCCGCACCCAGATCTCGGAGATCACTGTGCAAGCCGCCTCCTAGCGGGGTTGTGCACAGGTCTTCGGGGTGAAGTGCCGCCGGGGCCGCCGCTGGTTACTGTCCGCCCATGGGGCTCCCGGATCGCAGTGACGCCGAGCTGTTGGCCGCACATGTAGCCGGTGACCGCTACGCCTTCGCCGAGCTCTACGGCCGGCACCACCACCGGTTACGACGGCTGGCCCGGAGCGCCACCGGGTGCGCTCAGGAGGCCGAGGACGCCCTGCAAGATGCGATGCTGTCGGCACATCGGGCGGCCGGATCGTTTCGCCACGACGCCGCCGTGGGCAGTTGGCTGCACCGAATCGTGCTGAACGCATGCCTGGATCGGCTGCGTCGCAACAGGCCGGCCTACGTCGAGCTCACGGTCGACCATCCGGCCATCGGGGATCGCACCGCCGAGGTGGACACGGCGCTGGTGGTCCGCGCAGCGCTGCGCACGCTGCCGGCCGAGCAGCGGGCCGCACTACTCGCCGTCGACATGCAGGGCTACTCGGTCGCCGACGCCGCCCGCAAGTTCGGTGTGCCCCCGGGGACCGTCAAGAGTCGCTGCGCCCGCGGCAGGGCCCGGCTGGCCGCCCTGCTGGGACAGGCACCCCGCCCGCGCCGCGCCGCCGCCGACCTGTCAGCCCGCAGCCGGTTAGCCTTGGCCGCGGACGGCAGCGCAGCACTGCGCCTGCCGCCACGACAACGAGTGGAAGCGGCACCATGTCCAGCGAATCGGACGACGAACAGTCCCGGGCCCCCTCCGGGCCACCGGCGCACGCAAGCCGCCCGTTACCCCGCTTCAGCCGGATCGCCGCCTGGGCCGGCGGCGCCGCCGCGGTGATCGCGATCGGCGTCGGTACGTCCGCGTTGATCCGCCTGCCCGGCGACACCGCCAGCGGTCCCCGCACTTTCGACGCCATCACGGTGGAATCGGCGCCCACAGCCGTGCTGCCGCTGTCCGAACCGGAGATCCTCGAGCTGCTGGATCGCCGCCCGGAGTACGGCCCACTGAGCGACCCGGCGCGCCGCGCCGGGTGCCTGGCCGGGCTGGGTTACCCGGCCTCGACGCAGATCCTCGGGGCACGTGAGATCACCGTCAACGGACATCCCGGCGTACTCCTGCTGATACCGGACACGCCGGCCGGCAACGTCATCGCGCTCGCGGTGGCTCCGCACTGCAGTTCCGCGGACACCGGACTACTGGCCGACACAACGGTTCGGCGCCCCTGACCCCCGAGCGGGCCCGGCAGTATCGGCGCGGGGAACATCGCCGCCTACGCTGACGTTGCTAGCCCGTGTAAGCAGATCCCGAGCGGATCCGAGAAGAAGAGGCCCTCGATGTCTGAGACACCATCCATCCACGATGTGATCATCATCGGTTCCGGCCCGGCCGGGTACACCGCGGCGATCTACACCGCCCGGGCACAGCTGGCGCCACTGGTGTTCGAGGGGACGGCATTCGGCGGCGCGTTGATGACCACCACGGAAGTGGAGAACTTCCCCGGCTTCCGCAACGGCATCATGGGGCCGGAGCTGATGGACGAGATGCGTGAGCAGGCACTGCGCTTCGGGGCCGACCTGCGCATGGAAGACGTCGAGTCAGTGGACCTGGACGCGCCGATCAAGACCGTCGTCACCGCCGATGGCGAGACGCATCGGGCGCGTGCGGTGATCCTGGCCATGGGCGCGGCGGCCCGCTACCTGAACATCCCCGGTGAGCAGGAGCTGCTCGGCCGCGGGGTGAGTTCGTGTGCCACCTGCGACGGTTTCTTCTTCCGCGACCAGGACATCGCCGTGATCGGCGGCGGCGACTCCGCCATGGAAGAGGCCACCTTCTTGACCCGCTTCGCCCGCAGCGTGACGCTGGTGCACCGTCGCGACGAGTTCCGCGCGTCGAAGATCATGCTCAACCGGGCCCGCGACAACGACAAGATCCGGTTCCTGACCAACAGCGTGCCGGTGGCAGTGGAGGGTGCGGCGACGGTGACCGGCCTGCGGGTGCGCGACACCGAGACCGGCGCCGAAACCACCCTCCCGGTTACCGGCGTGTTCGTCGCCATCGGCCACGATCCCCGTTCGGAGCTGGTACGCGACGCGGTCGAGCTGGATCCGGAAGGCTACGTCGTGGTGCAGCAGCCGGGCTCGCGCACCTCGTTGGAAGGAGTGTTCGCCGCCGGTGATCTGGTGGATCACACCTACCGGCAAGCGATCACCGCCGCCGGAACGGGTTGCGCAGCCGCGATCGACGCCGAACGCTGGCTGGCAGAATCAGAAGAAGCCACCACCTATGACAGCGGTACCGAAACCTTGATGGGAGCACCTCAGTGAGCGACAACCACAGCACGGTGACCGTTTCCGACGCCACCTTCGCCGACGACGTCCTGGCCAGCAGCACACCGGTGCTGGTCGACTTCTGGGCGACGTGGTGCGGCCCCTGCAAGATGGTCGCACCGGTCCTCGAGGAGATCGCCGCCGAGCAGGCCGGCAAGCTCACCGTCGCCAAGATCGATGTGGACGCCAATCCGAACACCGCGCAGGACTTCAACGTGGTCTCGATTCCCACCCTGATCCTGTTCAAGGACGGGCAGCCGGTGAAGCGGATCGTGGGCGCCAAGGGCAAGGCTGCGCTACTGCGGGAGCTCGCTGACGCCACCTAGCGATTCCCGGCACGTCGTGACGGGCTTGTGACCGTCGGCTCTTCGGAGCCCGTTTGTTGCCTTGCCGTTTTCGAAAAATGGCTCGGGATCTGAGACAATTCTGGCTAATCTGCTGGCGAACACCCGCTACGGTTCCACCGCCAACAGCGTCAACCGGAAGGGCTCACTCATGTCGGGTCGGCATCGCGGGACCGAGCAGGGCCTGCGTCGTGGTGACCGCAGTGGTGCCGTGGTGGAGATCCGGGTTGCGCTGGCCTCGTTGGGCCTGGTGGACAGCCCCGATGCGGACTTGACTACGGGCAAACACGTCGCGCTGGATGTCTTCGACGACGACCTGGACCAGGCGGTGCGCGCCTTTCAGCAGCAGCGTGGGCTATTGGTGGACGGCATCATCGGCCAGGCCACCTATCGCGCGCTCAAGGAGGCGTCCTACCGTCTGGGCGCGCGCATTCTCAATCATCAGTTCGGTGCGCCGATGTATGGCGACGACGTGGCTACCCTGCAAGCCCGTCTCCAGGATCTGGGCTTCTACACCGGCCTGGTGGACGGCTACTTCGGTATACAGACGCACAACGCGCTGGCCTCCTATCAGCGCGAGTACGGTCTGTACGCCGACGGCATCTGCGGGCCAGAAACGTTGCGTTCCTTGAACTTCCTGGCCTCCCGGGTCAGCGGCGGCTCGCCGCACGCGATCCGCGAAGAGGAGTTGGTGCGTCGCTCTGGACCCCGATTGTCCGGGAAGCGCATCGTCATCGACCCCGGCCGTGGCGGCCGTGACCACGGGCTGATCATCCAGACGCCGTCGGGACCGATCAGCGAAGCAGATATCTTGTGGGACTTGGCCAGTCGCTTGGAAGGCCGGATGACGGCCATCGGTATGGATACCTTCCTGTCCCGCCCCAGTGGCCGCAACCCGTCGGACGCCGAGCGCGCCGCGACCTCCAATGCTGTGGGCGCGGACTTGATGATCAGCCTGCGCTGCGCCACCCACGTCAGCCCCGCGGCAAACGGGGTAGCGTCCTTCCACTTCGGCAACTCGCATGGTTCGGTTTCCACCATCGGCCGCAACCTGGCGGACTTCATTCAGCGAGAGATCGTGGCCCGCACCGGGTTACAGGACTGCAGGGCTCATGGCCGCACCTGGGACCTGCTGCGCCTGACGCGGATGCCCACCGTCGAGGTGGATGTCGGTTACATCACCAGCCCACGTGATCGCACGATGCTGGCCTCTCCGGCGACTCGCGATGCGATCGCCGAAGGCATGCTGGCGGCGGTCAAGCGCCTGTATCTGCTCGGCAAGAACGACCGGCCCACCGGAACCTTCACGTTCGCCGAACTGCTTGCCCATGAGCTGTCGGTCGAACGGACCGGTCCGCTCGGCGGTTCCTGACTTTCGCTGTTCAGCGAGGCTCGACGCAGGAGAGCCAGAGCTGGGACCGCCGCATGGACCCCGCCACACGGCCAGACGCCGCCGAAGCACCCGCTCCGATCGGCTGCTCCAACTGTGCCCTCTCCAACAGCAGCTCCAGCGCCGCCTCCACCTCGGCCTTCCAACCCAACCCCTTGTCGAGTTCCAGGCGCAGCCTAGGGAAGTAGCGGTGTGGCGCCACGACGGTGAAGCCGACCTCCGTCAAGAAGTCCGCGGCGATGATGCAGTGCTCGACCGAACAGTCCCCCACGGCTTCCAGCACCGGAGCGACGTCGGGAGGGACGACATCGCGTCCGGCACGGCACGCATCCAATAATTCCGAGACCGCCGGCGTACGGCCGAAGGCTTCCAGTGCCCGGACGCCGCGTCGCATCAGCTCGTCGACAACCCGGGAGATCAGTTCCCCCGGCAGCCCGTCGGCCATGGGTGTCGGGTCAACACCCATCGACGTCAGCAGCACGGCGTCCGCCGACACCGGCCCCGTCGGAAACCGCTGCGCCCGCGGCACGGCACGAGGCGGGGCGTAGAGCACGTAGCCGAGGCATTCTGGGTCTCCGATTCCGCGGGTCGCGGGAGACGGCGTCGCCACCTGTCCGCAGGTCCCCCACTCCAACATGACCATCGACAGCCAGGCTTCTTTGTCGAACTCCGGGTCCGACAGGTGATCGTCGTGGCCGAGGGTGGCCGGATCGACTTCCCAGAACACACACCGGCGTGCGTGCTTGGGTAGCTGCTCGAAACCCTCGAGCCTCAGGGGTGCGATGCGGACAGACACTGGACTCCCGGTCTCAACCCGTGCTGCCGCCGACGACAGCCCCTTAAGGATAGGAGGGCAGACCCACCGGACGCCACGTTCTGCGCAGTTTGGTCGGTCAAAACCTCGAAAATGCGAAAGCTACTGCTACCTAACATCATTCACGTCTCCCACCCGGCTCGCCTCGCGTTACCGTCACAGTGACGTAATGGCCGTGTGGCCCTGGACCTGGGCACACATCGCCTTTAGGGGGTGTTCGAGTCCATCATCGCGACGATCCGCTGCAGATCGTCGACGGACCCGAATTCGACCACGATCTTGCCTTTACGCTTGCCCAGACTGACCGTCACCCGGGTGTCGTAGGTAGTCGACAGCCGCTCCGCCACGTCCTGCAGGCCGGGCATCTGGATGGGCTTGCGTCGCGGTGCCACCGGCGTCGGGGTACCCGCGCGGTTGGCCAGGGTGACCGCCTCCTCAGTGGCGCGCACGGACAGACCCTCGGCGACGATCCGGGCGGCGAGCGCCTCCTGTGCCTCCGACCCCGCCTCCAGCGACAGCAACGCGCGCGCGTGGCCGGCCGACAGAACGCCGGCGGCGACCCGCCGCTGGACGGCGATCGGCAGGCGAAGCAGCCGGATCATGTTGGTCACCAAGGGGCGCGACCGGCCGATGCGCGTCGCGAGTTCTTCGTGGGTCACGCCGAACTCGTCCAGCAGCTGCTGATATGCGGCCGCTTCTTCCAACGGGTTCAACTGCACCCGGTGGATGTTCTCCAGCAGCGCGTCGCGTAGGAGGTTGTCGTCCTCCGTCTCCCGGACGATGG is a window encoding:
- a CDS encoding ParB/RepB/Spo0J family partition protein — encoded protein: MTGPSRKKGGLGRGLASLIPTGPGEGGDAQADRGAGMGPRMGAAAADVVLGGLGSAPTAAATDVGAVYREIRPSEIEPNPRQPRQVFDDEALAELVHSIREFGLMQPIVVRAVPGAAPGAPRYQLVMGERRWRASQQAGLETIPAIVRETEDDNLLRDALLENIHRVQLNPLEEAAAYQQLLDEFGVTHEELATRIGRSRPLVTNMIRLLRLPIAVQRRVAAGVLSAGHARALLSLEAGSEAQEALAARIVAEGLSVRATEEAVTLANRAGTPTPVAPRRKPIQMPGLQDVAERLSTTYDTRVTVSLGKRKGKIVVEFGSVDDLQRIVAMMDSNTP